AGAAGCCGCCCCAGGCGACCAGCACCCGGTCGGGACCGACGTCGACCAGGTGGACGAACGGCTCGAAGTGCGTCCGGGGCCGCATCAGCCGCGGGTCCTGGTCACCCAGCGGGCGATGTGCTCGGCGACGACGTCGGGGTGCAGCAGCGGCAGCATGTGCCCGGCGCCGGGCAGCTGCACCACCTCGCCGTCGGGGAGCGCGGCCATGAGCTCGCGGAGGTCGTCGGGCGGCACCTCCGGGTCGTCCTCGCCGTGCAGCACCAGGGTGGGGACGTCGAGGTGGGGGGCCAGCTCGGTGCCGTCGTGGCTGACGCTGGCCAGGGTGGTGCCGGCGAGCGCCAGGGGCCGGGTGGTCAGGAAGCTGTCGCGCACCCGGGCCACCGCGTCCTCGGGGGCGTCGTCGGTGAAGGCCGCCCGGCGGACCAGCCGGTCGGACACCGCCTGCACCGGGCGTAGCCGCCGGCCGATCAGGGCCGTGGTCCGCAGGACCCGGAACCAGCCCTCCTGCAGCGCGTCCTGCACCGGCCGGGGCAGGCCGCGGGCGGGCAGGCCCGGCGCGGTCACCCCCGAGCCACCCGAGCCGGCGAAGACGACCCCGGCGATGCGCCCGGTGCCGGCCAGGGCGGCGGCGGCCAGGATGATCCCGCCACCCAGGCTGTGGCCGGCCACCACCGCCCGCCGGCCGGCGGGGAGGCAGGCACCGAGCACGGCGGCCAGGTCGCGGGCGTGGGCCTCCAGGTCGTAGCCGCCGGAGCGGGCGTCGCCGCTGTCCGCGTGCCCGCGCAGGTCGTAGCCGACCACCCGGTGCCGGTCGGCCAGCGACTCGGGTACGTCACCCCAGGAGCCGGTCGACAGCCCGAGCCCGTGCACGAGGACGACGACCGGCGCGTCCGGCGGACCCCACGTCCTCAGTGCCAGCCGGGTGCCGTCGAAGGAGCGGACGTCGTTCGACAGGGTGCCGACTGGTGTGTCCGGCGAGGCGAGGTCGCTCACGGCGCCGGCTCCAGCACGGTGGCGACGAGGAACACCTCGTCGGCCCAGGCCGCGAGCTGCTCGGGGGCGACGTCCAGGCCCAGTTCGTCGACCACGACCTCCGCGTCGAAACCGTCGACCGGCGTCGCCGCCATGTACAGCTGGTCCCCGGCCGCGGGCTCGGTGTCCTCGGCGTCCTCGGCGGCGACGACGAGCACCGGGTCGAACTCCTCCCCCTGGGGGGAGGTCACGGTGAAGGCCCCCGGGGAGATGGTCTCGGCCACCTCGGCGAGCAGGGTGACCTCGATGCCCGTGTAGGCGTCCAGGTCCTCGGCCACGTCCGCATCGAGCACGCCGGTGTAGGGGTCCTGCAGGTCGTCCTCACCCCGGAGGTCGGGCACCTCGACGGGGCTGGTCGGTTCCTCCGCCTCCTCCTCCGTCACCGAACAGCCCGACAGACCGGCACCGACCAGCGCCAGGGCGGCGGCCAGCGTGCTCCTGGCCAGCGGCCGATGACGGTAGGCAGACATGACGGGATCTCCTTTCGACCGGTCGGGCCGGGTGCCGGTCCGATCACGCACCCCTCCTGCCCGGCATCCCCGAGCGGACCTGCCGCCGGGCGACTTCGTCACAGGACCGTCATCCCCTGGTGTCGCGCCCTCCGTGGAGCGCAGCGCTCCTGGGCAGACTGGCGGGCATGACGATCGAGGTCTTCGGCCAGGAGATCCGGCTGCTGTTCCTGACCGAGGAGAACGGGCTCAAGCTGCTGCTCACGGCGGCGCTGGTGTTCGCGCTGCTGTTGCTGCGGTGGATGGCCCGCGGGCTGTCCCGCCTGGTGCTGCGCGGACTGCACAACGAACGTGCCCGCTTCTGGACCCGACAGGGGATCAACCTGGTCGTCGCCGTCCTGCTGCTGCTGGGGGTGCTGTCCATCTGGTTCGACGACCCGGCCCGGCTGGCGACCGGCATCGGGTTGGTCACCGCGGGCCTGGCCTTCGCCCTGCAGAAGGTGATCACCGCGTTCGCCGGCTACGTGGTGATCCTGCGCGGGGACACCTTCAACGTCGGCGACCGGATCACCATGGGCGGCGTGCGCGGCGACGTGATCGCCCTCGGGTTCATCCGCACCACGATCATGGAGATGGGTCAGCCGCCGGCCGTGC
This window of the Geodermatophilus sp. DSM 44513 genome carries:
- a CDS encoding alpha/beta fold hydrolase produces the protein MSDLASPDTPVGTLSNDVRSFDGTRLALRTWGPPDAPVVVLVHGLGLSTGSWGDVPESLADRHRVVGYDLRGHADSGDARSGGYDLEAHARDLAAVLGACLPAGRRAVVAGHSLGGGIILAAAALAGTGRIAGVVFAGSGGSGVTAPGLPARGLPRPVQDALQEGWFRVLRTTALIGRRLRPVQAVSDRLVRRAAFTDDAPEDAVARVRDSFLTTRPLALAGTTLASVSHDGTELAPHLDVPTLVLHGEDDPEVPPDDLRELMAALPDGEVVQLPGAGHMLPLLHPDVVAEHIARWVTRTRG